One stretch of Eupeodes corollae chromosome 2, idEupCoro1.1, whole genome shotgun sequence DNA includes these proteins:
- the LOC129945336 gene encoding isocitrate dehydrogenase [NADP] cytoplasmic, protein MSKFLSTFQMACKIKSGPVVDMLGDEMTRIIWSSIKEKLILPYVSIDLHTYDLGMENRDLTNDQVTIDCAEAIKKYNVGIKCATITPDEKRVEEFNLKKMWKSPNGTIRNILGGTVFREAIICKNIPRLVKGWEKPIIIGRHAHADQYKATDFVVPEAGTVTLVFTPTNADSKGIKKVVHEYKSPGVALAMYNTDESIVDFAHSSMKFALAKKLPLYLSTKNTILKMYDGRFKNIFEEIYEKDYKKQYEEAGISYEHRLIDDMVAYSMKSDGGFVWACKNYDGDVQSDSVAQGFGSLGMMTSVLLCPDGKTVESEAAHGTVTRHYRMYQEGKETSTNPIASIFAWTRGLLHRAKLDNNTELKEFAETLEKVCIDTIECGFMTKDLATCIKGLNNVKREDYMETFEFMDKLAENLNDALNQ, encoded by the coding sequence ATGTCGAAATTCTTGTCAACATTTCAGATGGCGTGCAAGATCAAGAGTGGTCCCGTTGTTGATATGCTGGGCGATGAGATGACTCGCATCATTTGGAGTTCAATCAAGGAGAAACTGATTTTGCCTTACGTGAGCATCGATTTGCATACCTACGATTTGGGAATGGAAAATCGTGATCTGACCAACGACCAAGTGACCATTGATTGTGCTGAAGCAATCAAAAAGTACAACGTTGGCATCAAGTGCGCAACAATTACCCCCGACGAGAAGCGTGTCGAGGAgtttaatttgaagaaaatgtggAAGTCCCCCAATGGAACCATTCGTAACATTCTGGGAGGCACTGTTTTCCGTGAGGCTATTATCTGTAAGAACATTCCACGTCTGGTGAAGGGTTGGGAAAAACCTATCATCATTGGTCGTCATGCTCATGCCGATCAGTACAAGGCCACAGATTTCGTTGTGCCCGAAGCTGGAACCGTGACACTGGTGTTCACCCCTACCAACGCCGATAGTAAAGGAATCAAGAAAGTCGTACATGAATACAAATCCCCCGGAGTTGCTCTAGCTATGTACAACACTGATGAATCAATCGTTGACTTTGCACACTCATCAATGAAATTTGCCCTGGCCAAAAAGTTACCATTGTATCTCAGCACCAAGAACACCATTCTGAAGATGTACGATGGACGTTTCAAGAACATCTTCGAGGAAATCTACGAAAAGGATTACAAGAAGCAATACGAGGAAGCTGGCATCTCGTACGAACATCGCCTTATTGACGACATGGTTGCCTATAGCATGAAATCGGACGGAGGATTTGTCTGGGCCTGCAAGAACTACGATGGTGATGTGCAATCCGACTCCGTGGCTCAAGGTTTTGGTTCCCTCGGTATGATGACATCGGTGCTCCTCTGTCCAGACGGCAAGACTGTAGAATCAGAAGCTGCTCACGGAACTGTCACTCGTCACTACAGAATGTACCAAGAAGGCAAGGAAACCTCAACCAATCCAATTGCTTCGATCTTTGCCTGGACTCGCGGTCTTCTCCATCGTGCCAAGTTAGACAACAACACCGAACTAAAAGAATTCGCTGAAACTCTTGAAAAGGTCTGCATCGACACCATCGAATGTGGATTCATGACCAAAGATTTGGCCACTTGCATTAAGGGCTTAAACAACGTTAAACGCGAGGACTACATGGAAACATTTGAGTTCATGGACAAGTTGGCTGAAAATTTGAATGATGCTCTCAATCAATAA